One region of Limnospira fusiformis SAG 85.79 genomic DNA includes:
- a CDS encoding thioredoxin family protein, with protein sequence MSSNVIVIQDSQFETEVLGNTGQPTLAYFWAPWCGPCRLVSPSVQAVANTYSDRLKVVKLEVDLNPQAVKLCQVEGVPALRLFMGGEIIASLEGAITKNKLIEWIDPHL encoded by the coding sequence ATGAGTAGCAACGTCATTGTCATTCAAGATTCCCAATTTGAAACCGAAGTCCTGGGTAATACTGGACAGCCGACTTTAGCCTACTTCTGGGCTCCCTGGTGTGGTCCTTGTCGTCTGGTTTCCCCCTCCGTCCAAGCCGTAGCAAATACTTACAGCGATCGCCTAAAAGTAGTTAAACTAGAAGTTGACCTCAACCCCCAAGCAGTTAAACTCTGTCAAGTGGAAGGGGTCCCAGCCTTGAGGCTATTTATGGGCGGAGAAATTATCGCCTCCCTAGAGGGAGCAATTACCAAAAACAAGCTAATTGAGTGGATTGACCCTCACCTGTAG
- a CDS encoding LL-diaminopimelate aminotransferase, which translates to MQFSKRLEPLRSNVFADMDRAKAKALAAGQDLIDLSLGSSDVPVANHIIDRIRDSLDDTTTHGYALFRNTKDFRDTAAHWYTQKYGVPVDPETEVLQLIGCQEGTGHLPLAILDPGDFALLQDPGYPSHAGGVYIAGGQIYPMTMLAENGFLPKFEEIPEAVLAQAKMMVLSYPHNPTTAIAPLSFFQEAVAFCQKNDLVLVHDFPYGDFVFPEGNALNNDAIAPSILQADPQKTVSIEFFTFSKSYNMGGFRIGFAVGNPQLILALRQVKAAIDFNQYRGILNGAIAALTGSQELISHTVDTFRERRDVFVKALHDIGWDVPTPIATLYIWAKLPQPWSQDSIRFCAQLVQQTGVAVSPGVGFGKSGEGYVRFALVHPPEVLKVAVDRIAQFLQSHQP; encoded by the coding sequence ATGCAATTTTCTAAGCGACTAGAACCTCTACGGTCTAATGTATTTGCTGATATGGATCGAGCCAAAGCCAAAGCATTGGCCGCCGGACAAGATCTCATTGACTTGTCTTTGGGTTCTTCCGATGTACCTGTGGCTAATCACATTATCGATCGCATTCGGGACTCCCTCGACGATACTACAACCCACGGTTACGCCTTATTCCGCAATACTAAGGATTTTCGAGATACCGCCGCTCACTGGTACACTCAAAAGTATGGCGTACCCGTTGACCCGGAAACCGAAGTTCTGCAACTCATAGGCTGTCAGGAAGGGACAGGACATCTACCCTTAGCTATTCTGGACCCCGGAGATTTTGCCCTCTTGCAAGATCCAGGCTATCCTTCCCACGCTGGGGGAGTATATATAGCCGGGGGGCAAATTTATCCGATGACTATGTTAGCCGAAAATGGCTTTCTGCCCAAGTTTGAGGAAATTCCCGAAGCCGTATTGGCTCAAGCCAAAATGATGGTCTTGAGTTATCCCCATAACCCCACAACGGCGATCGCTCCCTTATCATTTTTTCAGGAAGCCGTAGCCTTTTGTCAAAAAAATGATCTCGTCCTCGTTCATGATTTCCCCTACGGGGATTTTGTCTTCCCAGAAGGCAATGCCCTCAATAATGATGCCATTGCCCCCTCGATCTTGCAAGCAGACCCCCAGAAAACCGTCTCCATAGAGTTTTTTACCTTTTCCAAGTCCTATAATATGGGAGGCTTCCGTATCGGTTTCGCCGTCGGAAATCCTCAGTTGATTCTCGCTCTGCGACAGGTCAAGGCCGCGATCGACTTTAATCAGTATCGTGGTATTCTTAATGGAGCGATCGCTGCCTTAACCGGCTCCCAGGAATTAATTAGCCACACCGTTGATACCTTCCGAGAAAGGCGCGATGTCTTTGTTAAAGCCCTCCATGACATCGGTTGGGATGTACCTACCCCCATAGCCACCCTCTACATTTGGGCAAAACTCCCCCAACCCTGGAGTCAAGATTCTATCCGCTTCTGCGCCCAATTAGTCCAACAAACCGGAGTCGCCGTATCTCCCGGCGTTGGCTTTGGTAAATCCGGCGAAGGATATGTCCGCTTTGCTCTCGTCCATCCCCCAGAAGTCTTAAAAGTCGCCGTAGACAGGATTGCCCAATTCTTGCAGTCCCACCAGCCCTAA
- a CDS encoding reverse transcriptase N-terminal domain-containing protein yields the protein MAQASLKKGFGQPKPIKTTKNAWKAIPWAKVQRKVFKLQKRIFQAAKSGQDAKARRFQRLLVKSYYARLLAVRL from the coding sequence ATGGCGCAAGCGAGTTTAAAGAAAGGATTTGGTCAACCCAAACCAATCAAGACTACGAAAAACGCATGGAAAGCAATTCCGTGGGCGAAAGTTCAGCGAAAAGTTTTCAAACTCCAAAAGAGGATATTTCAAGCAGCTAAATCGGGACAGGACGCGAAGGCACGAAGGTTCCAACGTCTATTGGTGAAATCATACTATGCTCGGCTTTTAGCAGTGCGGCTGTAG
- a CDS encoding reverse transcriptase domain-containing protein — protein sequence MLPNSQLNKPALQDNQGKKTAGVDGVRAISPKQRFELVENIKGNIKAKALRRVWIPKPGRDEKRPLGIPTIQDRARQALVKSALEPEWESRFEGTSYGFRPGRSAHDAIARIYSSINKGKYFVLDADIAKCFDRINHDYLMSKIHCSSSLKRDIKQWLKAGVLDNGVFEDTEAGTPQGGVISPLLDNIALLGMVRLIETMYPKKEGKAVKACLIRYADDFIVISPSLEIIEQCKTAISE from the coding sequence ATGCTTCCCAACAGTCAGCTTAATAAACCCGCCCTCCAAGATAATCAAGGCAAGAAAACGGCTGGAGTTGATGGAGTAAGAGCAATCTCTCCAAAACAAAGGTTTGAACTCGTCGAGAACATTAAGGGAAACATCAAAGCAAAAGCACTTAGGAGAGTATGGATTCCAAAACCTGGAAGGGATGAAAAACGCCCACTAGGTATTCCTACAATCCAAGATAGAGCAAGGCAAGCTTTGGTCAAGTCGGCACTTGAACCCGAATGGGAGTCAAGATTTGAAGGCACTAGCTACGGGTTCCGTCCTGGACGATCCGCCCATGATGCAATAGCACGAATTTACTCAAGTATCAACAAGGGTAAATACTTCGTGTTAGACGCAGACATAGCGAAATGTTTTGACCGAATAAACCATGATTACCTAATGTCCAAAATTCATTGTTCAAGCAGCCTAAAACGAGATATTAAACAATGGCTCAAAGCAGGCGTTTTGGATAACGGTGTATTTGAGGATACAGAAGCAGGGACACCCCAAGGAGGGGTAATAAGCCCACTCCTAGACAACATCGCACTGTTGGGAATGGTTAGGCTAATTGAAACAATGTATCCTAAGAAAGAAGGTAAGGCTGTCAAAGCCTGCCTAATAAGATATGCCGATGATTTCATAGTAATATCACCATCACTAGAAATCATTGAACAGTGCAAAACTGCAATTTCCGAATAG
- a CDS encoding group II intron maturase-specific domain-containing protein, with product MIKGVIKQHKTAPQSALISKLNPIIRGWSNYYSGVVSMETFSKLDNIIWQMLRAWTISRCGKASYEKLGNYFHKGTVKLSHGKERQESWLFKTKDGLQLWKHNWTQIVRHTLIRPDATLYDGNWTYWATRKGQAIDTPNRVAKLLKKQKGRCSWCGQYFAPSDLVEVDHIIPRNHGGKDEYKNLQLLHRHCHDDKTAFDNANAVSLTMEQSD from the coding sequence ATGATAAAAGGTGTAATTAAACAACATAAAACAGCACCTCAATCAGCCCTGATTAGTAAACTAAACCCGATTATTCGTGGATGGTCAAATTACTACTCAGGGGTCGTCTCAATGGAGACTTTCAGTAAGCTAGACAATATAATCTGGCAAATGTTGCGGGCATGGACAATCTCAAGATGCGGAAAGGCAAGCTATGAAAAGCTAGGAAACTACTTCCATAAAGGAACGGTTAAACTTAGCCATGGGAAAGAAAGACAGGAATCCTGGTTATTCAAGACTAAGGACGGACTTCAACTATGGAAACATAATTGGACACAGATTGTTAGACACACCCTAATACGCCCTGACGCAACACTATATGACGGAAATTGGACTTACTGGGCAACCAGGAAAGGACAAGCAATCGACACGCCAAATAGAGTAGCAAAGCTACTCAAAAAGCAAAAAGGCAGGTGTTCTTGGTGTGGGCAATATTTTGCACCATCGGATTTAGTTGAAGTAGACCACATTATACCTCGAAACCACGGTGGAAAGGACGAATATAAAAACCTTCAGCTATTACACCGCCACTGTCATGATGATAAAACGGCATTTGACAACGCCAACGCTGTATCCTTAACAATGGAACAATCAGACTAG